The proteins below are encoded in one region of Engraulis encrasicolus isolate BLACKSEA-1 chromosome 1, IST_EnEncr_1.0, whole genome shotgun sequence:
- the LOC134458562 gene encoding uncharacterized protein LOC134458562, translating to MRVCCFPNCGNVMRRYLCLSFHRLPYRNRLTLPLWLAVLQLDPRTTLKTLREKDHRVCSEHFDDDDFTEKGIKCRHLKASAVPKAKPPAADKVEETPASDVARSTSEPRLVLSSPHSTSSTQQTHTRQPATGARPLLWKQAGSVSGSGPPSDVSTTETKEFSQVLGDGPSSPVAMPTPAESPPSLLLTVEEITDCAAIGGVWNTKHREHAHAGEFAPQYTSLLSS from the exons ATGAGAGTTTGTTGCTTTCCGAATTGCGGTAACGTAATGaggcgatatctttgtttgagtTTCCATCGCCTCCCGTATCGCAACCGGTTGACGTTACCGCTGTGGTTGGCTGTCCTACAACTAGATCCCCGAACTACTCTCAAAACGCTTCGAGAAAAAGACCATCGTGTGTGCAGCGAACATTTCGATGATGACGATTTCACAGAAAAGGGCATCAAATGCCGACATCTGAAGGCGAGCGCTGTCCCGAAGGCGAAGCCTCCAGCTGCAGACAAAGTGGAG GAGACCCCAGCCAGTGACGTTGCCAGATCCACCAGTGAACCAAGACTAGTCCTGTCCAGTCCTCACTCTACATCCTCCACCCAGCAGACACACACCAGGCAACCAGCTACTGGAGCACGACCTCTTCTCTGGAAACAAGCA GGGAGTGTTTCTGGGTCTGGTCCACCTTCAGATGTCTCCACCACAGAGACTAAAGAGTTTTCACAA GTGTTGGGTGATGGCCCGTCCTCTCCTGTTGCCATGCCAACCCCTGCTGAGAGTCCCCCGAGTCTGCTGCTAACAG tggagGAGATCACTGACTGTGCGGCCATCGGAGGTGTGTGGAACACCAAGCATCgggaacacgcacacgcag GTGAGTTTGCCCCGCAATACACATCATTATTATCATCGTAA